The region CCCTAGCTCTTTCACAAGACGGCAGCTTACTCTCAGCTATCACTAGAGACAAAATAGACGCTCCCACGCTCGCGATCCCTGGTGGGCAGGAGTTGAAACACATTTTTGTCGACAAAGATTGCATGAGGGATCCTGTCGTGGACGTATTCTACCTGGACACTTGGCTTGCTGTGGCCGAAAAGAATACAAAGATTTTCCGGAATGTCTTTCGCTGCATGCCTGACAGCGAAGTCCGATCCTGGAAAGAGTACAAAGAGTACACTGCTTACGCAGAGCGGTTTTCCGAGATGCAGAGCCATCACACCGCGAAGGCGTTCGAcccacctcatcaacgacaGACAGGTCCTCCCGGCGCAGGCACTACATGGGCCACGCAGCTCAAACCCAACATCTCACTGCCTCTGCACCGTTCAGGAAGTCATTGTAGCGAACGGAAAAATCAGACGCCAATAGACGAAAAGTCCGAACGACCAAATTCGAACGGAAGACCACAGTCTGGGCAGGCCAACCAGGAAACATCCCAAGAACTCAGTTTGCCGGCGAACGAGAAGTCTTCTCTGAAACCGACCGACATACCTGGAACTGGTTATGAGCGCCATTCGCGATACGAGGATGCCGTCTCTTCTGGGGATGACCCCGATAAGCAGCGTTCAGAAGCACCTCAAGTCGACTACTCTGAAGCTTTGAACCGGAACGCGACTAACCGCTCACGGCACCGCAGACGTAGAGCCACAACATTGGGCTCAAAACGTGATTTTACAACTGACGAGGTTATGGACAAGCAGACAGCTGAGGACCTCCTCAACCAGGTCCAAGGCCACCTCATCCTCTGGCCTTATGATTGGTACGTGGTCTATCATCATTGTTCTATTCAGAAGTGTACTTACGGAGAATATAGGCTcgagaaggaagaacagGGTGGAAACTGGCTTTACACCCTTGACCAAATTTCTCCTCTGGAAATATAGTAAGTTGCTGCAAACGCTGATCCTGGTGTTCTGATACTAACGATCTGCCAGCAACTAATATACCACCCATCCCTAATTCTCATTCTTTTGACTGGAAAACTTGCTATTATTATCTATCTGTTTTCGACCCTAAGTGCGGTGACCCTATATGTCTTCCGTTTTGCATTGATTCAACCCACCTGCATCATTGGTGTGATTCCATTTCTCTCCCTTCATCACTTCGGTCTTTCTCATGActtctctcttctgtctaCTGTATTGTTTGTATAAATGTTTCACATACGCAGGCGTGACTGTGATTGATGTGAGTATATTTTGTAACCATCACCTCAAGCGGGCGTTGTCAtcttgctctttctctttatACATACACATCAACACTTCCGGCGAGGCTTCTCTTAGGCGGCAGCCCTGATTGGTAATCAGACTAGAGGGTAAAAATCCGAAATTCAGTCAGTCCATCGAGCAAGGGACTTGATACAGGTAGATATTTATATGCTAATAAATATAGGTTGGTTCATAATGGTGAGAACACTTAGGGCGAACTGGCATCGGACATAGTAAGACAAATATGTATCTGTAACCACCTACAGTCTATTCATACTGGGGTTTGTGCGCCGCAGAAACGACACTTTGAATGATTTATCAGGTTTGTCTATATTTTGCCACTGCTGCCAAGTATAGCCGCTCTCCGACCCTCAAAGTCATGAAAGTTTGCACGCAAAGCAGAATTGAGAATGCTATTGAATGGCCGAACATGTCGAGGTACCCAGGAGTCAAGAGCAAATTTAAGACGCAAATAAGCCTCCAGAAAAACGGGCTGTAATTCTATCGTTCTTGAGCAAGTCCCAGGCGCATGTCTCATGTAATTTTCTGGGTCCTGTATCAAAAGCTTTAAGCCAACGTGCTCGTTGCCCCATTTCATGGCGTTTGTCTTCGTTTTAATGAGCGAGCTTTGGCCGCGGAGAAAAGCAGGTATATCACCAGGATCGTACATTGTGCAGGCACTTGCTACGGACTCCGCAGTGAAGAAACCCGGAGGATCGACGGCTACACCGGTTGTGGTGAGGTCTACCTGCATGCCGAAAGTGTATAGAAATGCGAGCAACGATTCGCCACGAAGGGCATCCCGTCGGAAGCGGCCATGATTCATTTTGAGGAAGGCGGCAATGAGTAATTGCAGTTCAGTGTTGTCCATAGAATTCTGAGTGCTGGCGAAAAGTCCTCTGACTTCAAGAATTAATCGTATGACCATATATAAGGAGCTGAGAGTCGGGTACTCTGCATGGAAGTCTCGAAGATACTCGAGGGTTGCGGGTTTATCTGGGGCGCAGATAATCCGAAGCAAGAGACCAGTGGGCTTATGAAGTACCATAAGTTTCCTCTGCCGTTTATTGAGCAGAAGTTCATAGGTAGAAGACTGTCTAAGGGCACGGCGGGCGAGTTCTAGAAGCTCCTTTTGCCTGCGTTTTTTGTTTACATAACCCTCATATGGCTCTCTGTTACTGCCAGTTGACTTGTCTTGATCCACGAATGAAACCATCAAGTCGAGAGCCGAATGGCTCATTGTGAAGCCAGTGCGAGCGATGTGAATTGATTGATCAAGCTTATCGCTTGAAAGGAGATCGGTGACATCGGACGCGATCCGATCTGCCACTTCTCTCTCCTGAGCACTTGGGGTCAAGTATTTTTCGAGAGCCTCAACCTCTGCGCTAAGCTGCGCGAGGCCGTCTGAAAAAGGCGTGGGAGGGTTTAGTCCATCAAGCCATGGGTACTGTCTTGGTTTATCTGCAGTGGCTTTCCAGTCAACTGGCGGAGATAAGGTCTGCATTAATCCCTTAGGCCTTGGTTTGTCTTTCGTCGTCCTCCGTTTGGTAACGGGCCCGTAACCATGAAGAACGGTAGGTGGTTGTTCCTCCGTCCTCCATGGCTGGCCTTGTGATTTAGGCGACTGAGACAAGTCAGAGTCGACAGGTTTCTCCGCAGAATAGTAAGGGCCATCAGACTGATCCGAGTCAGACTGTACATAGACCTTGCGAATTAGACGGCTGCGATTCAACGCTCTATGCTCTTCGAGAGTCTTCTGAAGACTGTTCTCATAAATGGTCGGAACATCGGCCAGCCTGGGAACATGGTGGAAACTTCGATGGCGTATAAGAGGAAAGGCGGCTGATACGCAACGGCCTAGGCGAAAGCGCATTGCTCCGCAACATCAGGGATAAGCTGGGTGGAATCAGCGATACATTGCCAACATTGTCTGATGATCAGGAAATGAGAAGAGTGAAtagaagggaagaaaaggatcAATATCACGTGCCAACAATTACTTCCTGAGGCATCAAGAAATATAAGCATCCTCTGCATGTGACGAGTGGTTTCACATGATTCTTACAACCCTAAACGGCCAGGTGGTATGTATTCCAATTCTGAGAGATGAGGGGAGAATATTTGAGTCTACTCAATGTACTGTTCATTCTGTTCCATGAGGGGGGCTCATGTTAGACAAAAGCGAATGTTGACAACTAGCAGCTTGGCCCAAGTTCGTGAACCGCTGTGTCCAAGGCAAACGGGGATGAATGACGTCGCCCTTCTCCACGCCCTAGTCCAGCCTGGATTCTGGATGCTTCCTCCCCAAAGCCACGCCTAGACATCACGAATTACGCCGTCATCCATTATTACTAACTTGTGCATTGCCTTGATTGCAAGCGGAAGGTTCCTTTAGCATGATGTATTTCAATTTCTTTTAGTCCTCGGTCCGGCTCCACTTTTCAGTGACTTTCTTGACTGTGTCGACTTCGACTTTCCCTACGTCGATCACCCGCTTGACCCCAACCCTCTTGGTCGATTCCTACTTTGTTCGAAGCCCCCGAAGAAAGTGGATTTAGCTTTCTGGCTATCGCAAGCATAACATCATCCCTGCTCGTGGTGAATCACTGTCAGCTTCTCCCAAGTCTTTCAACCGTTTCGTTGAAccggtcttcttcaccgCCCCGTTGCCCCTCCGATAACCATCGTACCCCTCGCCCCCCAAGGATCAACCTCGCAGCACTTTGCTTTTACTTATCACATTGACCTTTCCTGCACGCTGCATGGCCTAGCCTGCCATCATTTTTAGCTGTTCCACTACCTCAGCTTCCTCAGTCCGGAGCAGTCGTCCTGCTCGGTGTGTACTATTTCAGAATACAAAACCGGATGATGAACACTAATACTTGTTACGATCTTAAGGACAAAAGCCATTACACTTATCCTACCTCCTTCTCTCGAGCCTGCTCCCAAGCACTCTTTAGCTCGTTCGCCGACTATGTCTCTACAGCAAGACCCTTCCAAGCCTGATGGGAGGCCAGGAGAGGTCCGATTCGATTCCTTCACTGACGCTTCCGCTCCAAATGTCTCATCGAACTTTAACAATGCCTCAAAGACCGCGTCCGCTCTATCAGAAGCCGATAAAGGCACCCAATCAGGGAGCGATTTGCTGCATCGCCTGAGCTTAAAGGAGATTCTCACAATGCGAGCACCCGATTTCCAGAAGCAGTATCAGGGCTTGAACCTTTC is a window of Aspergillus nidulans FGSC A4 chromosome VI DNA encoding:
- a CDS encoding uncharacterized protein (transcript_id=CADANIAT00009594), producing the protein MVRTLRANWHRTYLFILGFVRRRNDTLNDLSAALRPSKS
- a CDS encoding uncharacterized protein (transcript_id=CADANIAT00009595), producing the protein MRFRLGRCVSAAFPLIRHRSFHHVPRLADVPTIYENSLQKTLEEHRALNRSRLIRKVYVQSDSDQSDGPYYSAEKPVDSDLSQSPKSQGQPWRTEEQPPTVLHGYGPVTKRRTTKDKPRPKGLMQTLSPPVDWKATADKPRQYPWLDGLNPPTPFSDGLAQLSAEVEALEKYLTPSAQEREVADRIASDVTDLLSSDKLDQSIHIARTGFTMSHSALDLMVSFVDQDKSTGSNREPYEGYVNKKRRQKELLELARRALRQSSTYELLLNKRQRKLMVLHKPTGLLLRIICAPDKPATLEYLRDFHAEYPTLSSLYMVIRLILEVRGLFASTQNSMDNTELQLLIAAFLKMNHGRFRRDALRGESLLAFLYTFGMQVDLTTTGVAVDPPGFFTAESVASACTMYDPGDIPAFLRGQSSLIKTKTNAMKWGNEHVGLKLLIQDPENYMRHAPGTCSRTIELQPVFLEAYLRLKFALDSWVPRHVRPFNSILNSALRANFHDFEGRRAAILGSSGKI